CTGATGCTTCCCTGCCGCGCCCGGCCGGTATGCTTCTGCTTGTACGGCTTCTTGCCGCCGCCGCTCACCATGCCCCTCGTCTTCGTCGCATGCGTGCCCTGCCGCTGGTTGGCGAGGAACGCTACGGCTGCGCTGTGCACCACGCCGGCCGCCGCCTCGCTGCCGAAGAGCGACGGCAGGAGGTTCATCGTACCCGTGGTCTTGTTGTTCGTGTCCTTGATCTCTATTGTCATGCCCGCTGGCGTCATGTTCTCTGGCGTCATGTTAGTCTTCCTTCCGAATCTCGACGATCGTATTTGCAGGCCCCGGGATAGCGCCCTTTATCAGGATGAGGTTCTGCTCCGGACGGACATCGACGACGGTCAGGTTCTGGACCGTCACCCGCTCGTTGCCCTGGTGGCCGGCCATCCTCATTCCCTTCCAGACCCGCGAGGGGAACGAGCTCGCGCCGATCGAGCCGGGAGCCCTGTTGAACATCGAGCCGTGGGTATCGGGTCCGCCCCTGAAGTTGTGGCGCTTCATGACGCCCTGGAACCCCTTCCCCTTCGAGACGCCGGTCACCGTGACCACATCGCCCTTGCCGAAGCTCTCGGACTTTATCGCGTCGCCCACCTTGAGCCCGGTCATGGGGAACTCCCTCATCACTTTAAAGGCGGCGGTCCCGGCCTTTTTGAAAACGCCGGCCATCGGCTTCGGGGTCTTCTTCGGCTTCGCTACCTCGCCGAACCCGACCTTCACCGCCTCGTAGCCGTCACGCTCCGGCGTCTTCACCTGAACGACCACGCACGGGCCGGCCTCCACGACGGTCACCGGCACCAGCCTGCCGTCCTCGGTGAAGATCTGCGTCATGCCAAGCTTCTTCCCTAGAATCCCTGTCATAGCTTTATCTCCACGTCAACCCCTGAAGCGAGCTCCAGCTTCATCAGCGCATCGACCGTATCAGGAGTAGGATCATAGATATCAATCAATCTCTTGTGCGTCCGTATCTCGAACTGCTCCCGCGACTTCTTGTCGACATGGGGCGACCGCAGGATCGTGTACTTGCTGATCTTCGTCGGGAGCGGCACCGGCCCGGCAATCCGCGCACCCGTTCTCTGCGCGGTATCCACTATCTCCCGTACCGACTGGTCGAGCAGCCTGTGATCGTATGCTTTCAGTTTTATGCGTATTTTTTGATTCACCGTATGACTCCGCCCTACTGGATGATATCGGTGA
This window of the Nitrospirota bacterium genome carries:
- the rplC gene encoding 50S ribosomal protein L3, whose translation is MTGILGKKLGMTQIFTEDGRLVPVTVVEAGPCVVVQVKTPERDGYEAVKVGFGEVAKPKKTPKPMAGVFKKAGTAAFKVMREFPMTGLKVGDAIKSESFGKGDVVTVTGVSKGKGFQGVMKRHNFRGGPDTHGSMFNRAPGSIGASSFPSRVWKGMRMAGHQGNERVTVQNLTVVDVRPEQNLILIKGAIPGPANTIVEIRKED
- the rpsJ gene encoding 30S ribosomal protein S10, translated to MNQKIRIKLKAYDHRLLDQSVREIVDTAQRTGARIAGPVPLPTKISKYTILRSPHVDKKSREQFEIRTHKRLIDIYDPTPDTVDALMKLELASGVDVEIKL